TAAATTTAAAGCGGCTGGAAGACATCATTTCCTGGACCGATGAGGCAGGGATATGGACGGGTATAGAGATAATATGCGGGTTCCCGCACGAGACAAAAGAAGATATAGAGATGACGGTAGATTTCCTGAATAAAAATAAAAAACACATTAATTGGATCTATTATAATATATTTAAATTACTTCCAACCAGCAGGATAAATTCAGACCGCAAAAAATACGGGATAGAGAATGTTTTTATAAATGACGAGGCAAAGCAATATGTGAGCGCCAGGTTAAGGACATCGCTGGAAAGTGCTTTTGATGAGATAGGCGGTTTAAGGTGGGGCGACAAAATAAAGCAGATGGTAGAAAGGTATGATTATGTCGTAGATAAAACTAAAGTTAACGGCAAAAGCCTTCCTGATTATGAGATGGAACATTTTTTATTTTATTTGTACTCAAAATACAAAGATAAAAATGAAATATTAAGAGTTTTTAATAAAGTGAGAGACGGTATTAATTCATAGTATAGGAATTTGAAAATCCTATACTTGATTACACAGATTATTAACTGCGATTACACCGAGTAACGTTAAAACCGCTTATGTAATCACTGTTATCTTTATGTAAAAGCTGCGTAATCGACAAGTTCTCGAAGAGGCTGACTTGTGGACAGGAACGACGGTTATTTCAAGCCAGGACAATTATTTAAGTTAAGCTATTTAATTGGCAGGATAAAAAGCATAAGGTCGTTTAAAGATCTCATGCAAAGGCTTTATAGCGCCTGTGTATTGTTTTATAAAGTAGCGGCCTTTAGGTACGGGAAAAAATACTGGAAGAGGCTTGAAGAAATACGGGATTTGTCTAAAAAAGCCGGGCTGTTTGTAGAGCAGGGCAAGGCCAGTGCCAGAGAGGGCAGGTATGCCGAGGCGGAAGAAGAATTTAAGGAAGCGATAAAGATAGATGCTAAGAGCGAGGCAGCACACCAGGAACTTGGGAAAGTTTATTATATCCAGAACAGGCTAAGCGAAGCGGAGGAAGAGTTAGGGAAGGCTATCAAGATAAACAAAAAGAACAGGAACACGCAATTGCTGCTGGCAAAGGTATACAGCGCAGAAAATAAATATGTACCTGCTTTGGATGCTTTTTTTAAATTAATCAGTCCCGGCATGGATAATACCGGGATATATACAGAAATAGAAATTGTATATGGAATCAGCAAAGAATATGACAAAGCTATAAAAGGGTATAAAGAAGTAATAGCCAGGGGTGTTGATGATGGACGGATACATATTGCATTAGCAAAGGTATATGTACACAAAGAAGAATACGGTAATGCAATTGTGGAATATAAAAAGGCTATGGAAAGAGGCGGAGATGATATAAACGTACATTTAGATATCGCACGGGCATATTATAAGAATGCGCAACACAATCTTGCAATCGAGGAATGTGCCAAGGTCCAGGAAACCGCTCCGTCGCTTGAAGCGCTTCGTATTATGATACAGGTATATAAGAAACTGAAAAACTTTGATCTATGCATACAGACAGGCAATGAATATATAAAAATGGAAAATGAAAAAGATAAAGAATACAATAAGAAATTATTAGCTATATTCAGCGTTAATAAAATAAATAGAGGCAGAGAAAAAGAATTAACGGTCAAGATCATCCGTACGCCGTATTTCGAGAAAAAGCCGGAAGATAAGTTAGATTATTGTTTGCTGCCGCCTATAGGTATTGCGCGGATAGCGTCGTACTTAATGTCAAACGGGATAAAGGTGGACAAAGATGACCTCTACATCAAAGTAAACCATGACAACATGTTCGGAAACGAACGAGACAGGATAGACAGGGAAGTCTTCTTTGATGAAAAAAGGGTCTTAGAATACGTGCAGGGGAAAGACGATATAGATATTGAAAGCATATTTAAAAAAACAGAAGAAAGGACAAAACTGGAAGGATATAATGTTATTTTGATCTCTTTGCCTGCAATAGTAGGCAATACGAGCGGGTATATGTTCGTCTTATCTTTTGCGAGGTACTTAAAGGGAAAATATAATCCTGTCATCATAATAGGAGGGCTGGATGATACGGTAGTTGATATGATAAGATACGATAACAAAAATATTGATTTTATAATTAAAGGGAAAGGTGAGAAACCCCTGTTCATGCTTTTATCAGCCTTGAAATATGGGATAGACGTTCGTAAGATCCCTGATATTTCAATAGAAAATGACGGGAAATTGATAGCGACAGACCTGCACAGCAAGCTGGATGTCGTTCCTGATTTTAGCGGGCTTCCGCTGGAACTGTATGAATATAAGAGCAGGTGTAAACCGGATGATAAGTACGACGATGAAGCCAAAGAGGTAGTTAACGGATTTAATAACAGCAAAGTAATGGTATCGCCGTTCGTGATGACGGAAGGCTGTTCATATGAGTGCGCGTTTTGCGGCGATTCGTTCAGGGATATTATATTTTCTCTGACCCCGAAAAGAGTTGTTGAACATATAAGGACCTTAAATGAAAGATACGGGACGAAATATATTTTCTTTTTAAACAACACGATCAACCTGTCAAAAAAATATATGAATGAATTTTGCGATGAGATAATAAATTCGGGCCTTGATATTTTGTGGAGCGATTGTGCAAGAGCGGATAACCTTGATAGGGATACGCTTTTAAAGATGAGAAAAGCAGGGTGCATAAGGCTGATATACGGAATGGAAACTGCAAGCCCGAGGTTATTAAGATATATTGATAAGCAGATCAACTTAAAACGTTTAGAAGACATACTCTCCTGGACCGATGAAGCGGGGATATGGACAGGCATAGAAATAATATGCGGTTTCCCGGGCGAAACAAAAGAAGATATCAAGATGACGGTAGAATTCCTCAATAAAAACAAGAAGCATGTTAATACCATCTTTAACAATATATTTTATTTGATCGGAGGCAGCAAGATGTTTTTATATGCGGGAAAATACGGCATAAGGAATATAATTAAGACCGACACATATAAATACGAGCGTGATAGGTTAAGGGGGGTAAGCAGGAATGCTTTTGACGAGGCAGACGGTTTAAAATGGGAAGATAAATTAAAACAAATGTCCGATGCCTATGACTATATGCAGAAAATAACCAATTCTAATAGTAATTACCTGACGGATTATGACGCCGAGCATATGTTGTTTTACATGTATTCAAAATATAAAGATAAAAAAGAAATAGTGAGGATTTTTGATAAATTGTCCGGATATAAAACATAGCAGCTTTTAAAGTGCAGTAAGGGAATAACCTAAAATGTGGCACGTTTATATTTTGGAATGCAAAAATTTGAGCCTCTACACCGGGATAACGGACAATCTCAAGAGGCGCATTAAACAGCATAAGGAAGGTAAAGGCAGCAAATATACCAGGTCATTCGGCGTAAAAAAACTGCTTTATGAAGAAAAACACCCGACTAAGAGCTCAGCACTGAAAAGAGAGGCTGAAATAAAAAGTTTTGAAAGAGAAGAAAAGCTTGCCTTGATAAATAGAAAAGAGTGTAATTGTTGACTACTGAGTATAAGAGTGATAAAATTAAATATTATTTGGAATCAAAGAGATGGCTTGGAGGCTCAGTTATGCAAAAAAGAAAGTTTTACATAGGTTCTGATCATGCCGGTTATAATTTAAAAGAATACGTAAAATCAAACCTTAATAAAAAAGGCTATGTTGTAGAAGATCTCGGGACATATGACAAAACCAGCGTGGACTATCCGGATTTTGCAAAAAAAGTAGCTATTAAGGTAAGCCGGGACAAAGACACTTCCGGTGTTTTGATATGCGGGACGGGGATCGGCATATCGATAGCAGCGAACAAGGTGCCCGGTATAAGGGCTGCGTTGTGTAATGACCCTGCCTGCGCGGCTTTGGCAAGGAAACATAATGATGCAAATATCCTTGTACTTGCCGGAAGGCGATATAATAAGCGGAAAGTAGACAGTATCCTAAAATCCTGGCTTAAGGCAGATTTTGAAGGCGGGAGACATTTACGAAGAGTAAACAAGATAAAGAATATAGAACGAGAATTTTCTAAAAAGACAAATAATGGATGTCAGAATTAAACTTATCATATTTGACCTGGACGGCACTCTTGTAAACACGAAAAAAGATATCGCAAGGGCTATTAATTATTCTTTGGTCAATGTCGGGCTTAAGGAGAAAGATATAGAAACTATCACTTCATACATCGGAGAGGGCCTGAGAAATACAATGTTTAAAGCCCTTGACCTGAAACATGAAGAGCTGCTGGATAAGGCAGTAGGACTTTTCAAGAGTTACTATATCGAACATCCGGTTGATGATGCCTATGTATATCCCGGAGTTAAAGAATTTTTAGAGAAAGCAACGATGACAAAAGCCGTGATAAGCAATAAAGACAGGGATTTATGTGTAAAAACACTTGAATTATTAAACATAAATGGATACTTTGATGTTGTGGTAGGCGGTGAAGACCCGAATTGCAGGAAACCTGACCCCTGCCCGCTTCTTAAGGTAATGAAAAACTTAGGTGTTGATTCCTCTTCTTCAATGATAGTAGGCGATATGGAATCTGATATAATCGCAGGCAAAGCCGCAAAAATCAAAACCTGTGCCGTAACATACGGATTTGGGAAAATAGAGGACATAAGAAAAGCCGCCCCTGATTATTTAATAGACAGCTTCTCAGAACTAAACAAATTTATAAATTAACCTGACAATTCCCCTGTAATGGGAGAGAATACTTGATATATTTATACCTTGATGAAAGTGGAGATTTGGGGTTTGATTTTATCAATAAAAAGCCGTCCCGTTTCTTTGTAGTTACGATATTGGCTGTGCAAGGTGAGGATGCACGGCGTAGGATAACAATTGGGGTAAAGCGTACTCTTAGAAGGAAATTGAATCCTGCAAGCAAACGTCAAAGGATGGTTGAGGAACTGAAAGGCACTGATACTACATTTGAGGTCAAACAATATTTTCTCCGGCAAATTAAGGACGCTAAGTTTTCAATTTACAGTATTGTTTTGAATAAAAAACGGGTATATGAATACCTTCTCAAAGATAAATCCCGTGTTTATAACTGGGTAGCGCGCCTTTTATTGGATAATGTGAATATTTCAGGGGCGCAGACAAGGGTTATGCTTGTGCTTGATAAATGCAAAGGAAAACGTGAAATAGAGGATTTCAATACTTATATCAGGTCGCAGTTACAGGCACGGATAAATCCAAAAATTCCTCTAGATATACGCCATCTTGATTCGTTACAGGAATGCTGTTTACAAGCATGCGATATGTTTGCCTGGGGAATTTTTAGAAAATATGAGCGCAGGGATAATAAATGGTGGAATGTTTTTAAAGAAAAGGTGGTTTATGACGGAACATATCTGCCTGAAAATAAAAATGAGCGCGCCCTATAAATTTTATCGTTTCGGCTTTTGCCTACCAGATGGAAGGGAACACCGAAAACAACTTATAAAGGACTTATCGCTCAATAATAATATACTCAAATATTCGTTGATTGTCAATAGGAAGCAAAAAGTAAATTGATTAAGATACATCTTAAGGAAATATAAACCATGTTATTTAAAAAATATTTTATAATAGCAATTACTTGTATTTTTCTCTTTTCTTAATAGGGGACGGTCTTAAGATATTAAGATAACAGATATAAGAAGAAACAGCATAAGTTTTCAAAAATAGTTTCAGGCAAAGTATTCATATAGATTTTAGCTTACAAGGATAAGGAATATTTAGTAAAATACTAAAAAAGGAAGAAACATGACAGAACTTAATGAACCAAAAGACAAGGGAAAAGATTTTATCCGTACCATCATAGATGAAGATATAAAGAACAACAAGAACAGCGGCAGGGTCGAAACCAGGTTCCCACCTGAACCGAACGGGTACCTGCATATAGGGCATGCAAAGGCTATATGCCTTAATTTTGGGCTGGCAAAAGAATATAACGGGGTTTGTCATTTAAGGTTTGATGATACAAATCCGGTAAAAGAAGATGTCGAATATGTAGATTCTATACAAGAGGATGTAAAGTGGCTTGGTTTTGACTGGGGAAAACACCTTTACTATGCCTCTGACTATTTTGACAGGTTCTATGAATATGCAGTTGAATTAATAAAGAAAGAAAAGGCTTATATATGCAATTTAAGTCCGGAAGAGACACGGCTTTACCGCGGCACACCGACAGAACCTGGGAAAAACAGCCCTTACAGGGACAGGCCGGTAAAGGAAAGCCTTGAGCTTTTTGAAAAAATGAAAAATGGCGAGTTTAAGGAAGGGGAATGTATCCTAAAAGCAAAAATAGATATGGCTCACCCGAATATCAACATGAGAGACCCTGCGCTTTACAGGATAAAACATGCCGAACATCACAGGACAGGCAATAAATGGTGTATATACCCGATGTATGATTATGCCCACCCGATATCTGACGCCATAGAAGACATAACGCATTCTATATGCACTTTAGAATTTGAAGACCACAGGCCTTTGTATGACTGGGTTTTGGATAACATAACGATAAGCTGCCATCCGCAGCAGATAGAATTTGCAAGGCTTAATTTAACATATACAGTTATGAGCAAAAGAAAACTCCTTGAACTTGTAAAGGACGGCATAGTCACCGGCTGGGATGATCCAAGAATGCTTACGATCTCAGGGCTTAGGAGAAGAGGGTATACCCCAGAGGCTATCAGAAATTTCTGCGACAGGATAGGCGTTGCAAAAACGAACAGTACTATAGATATCGCCCTTTTAGAATATTTTATACGGGAAGACTTAAACAGGACAGCGCAAAGAATTATGGCTGTACTTGACCCGTTAAAAGTAGTAATAAATAACTATCCGGAAGGCCAGGTTGAATATTTCGATGCAGATAACAATCCGGAAAACCCGGAACAAGGAGTAAGAAAAATACCGTTTTCAAAAGTTATTTATATAGAAAAAGAGGATTTTAGGGAGAATCCGCCGCCCAAATATTTCAGGCTTACCCCTGCCCAGGAAGTCAGGCTAAAACATGCGTATATAATTAAATGCGAGAAAGTTATTAAGGACAGTGAGACCGGAGAACTGCTTGAACTGCACTGCACTTATGATCCTAAAACCAAAAGCGGAATGCCCGATGCACAGCGCAAGGTAAAAGGTACCCTTCACTGGGTCTCGGCCCTGCACGCGATGGACGCTCAAGTAAGGCTTTATGACCGGCTATTTCTAAAGGAAAACCCTGATGATGCAGGCGAAAACGAAGATTTTAAGGCCAGTTTAAACCCCGATTCAGTAAAGCGTCTCAACTCATGCAAAATCGAAAATATTTTTAAAACCTATAAGACAGGCGATACCTATCAGTTTTTAAGAAACGGTTATTTTTGTATCGACAAGGATTCTACCGGTGAAAAGATTATATTTAACCGTACAGTAACTTTAAAAGATACCTGGGCAAAAATAGAAAAATCAGGCAAAAAATAAAGCTTGAAAGATTAAATTGATTTAACAATGCTTTTTTGGTAAGATTTTGTCACGCTATTAAAATATACTATGAATAAGAAAGAATTACAGAACATCCTTGCGGTATTCAATACTCTTGTAGAGTTTAAAACTACCGTACTGCATTTTTATGAAGCCTGTGCAAGCTGTTATATGGAAGACAGGTCTTTCTGGGATTCCCTGGTTGAAGAAGAAAGGCATAAGATACAGGATATAAAAAGAATGGCCGCCATAATAAACGAACGGCCGGATAAATTTGAAGTCGGCGAACAATTCAAATCCGATTTAACACAAATATTTTCTTTATATGCAAAAAACAACATCAGGAAAGTTAAAAACTGCAGCCTTTCAAAACGAGATGCCCTGATAACAGGGTTAAATATCGAACTGTCTTCCACAAGTACAAAATATAATGAGATAGTAAGGACTTCTGACTTCGAGTATCTGGGGATAGCAAAAGATGTTACCTCAAATATTCTTGTTCACAGAAGTAAACTAAACAAGAAGATCAATGCATTAGACAAACTGTCAAATGCGGAAAACGGGCCCAGTGATTTGAATGTATCAGAGCAGGATAAAGAAGCTTCAACAATAAAATATATTGACCCGGTTATAAACATAATATTGGCCCATAATCAATTCAAGGAATATCTTGGGTTGTTCAGGTCAGTCATTGCGGAAGAAAATCCGAAACAGCACGTTTGGGAAAACATTGAGAAAGTTGTTCGCTTTAACATGAATGAAATTGAGAGCCATTTTCTATTTGAAGAGAGTTTTGTGTTTAAAAAAGTATCCGAAAGCCCTGTATATTTAGAGGCAGCTCCTGTGGTGGACGAA
This genomic window from Candidatus Liberimonas magnetica contains:
- a CDS encoding tetratricopeptide repeat protein, encoding MDRNDGYFKPGQLFKLSYLIGRIKSIRSFKDLMQRLYSACVLFYKVAAFRYGKKYWKRLEEIRDLSKKAGLFVEQGKASAREGRYAEAEEEFKEAIKIDAKSEAAHQELGKVYYIQNRLSEAEEELGKAIKINKKNRNTQLLLAKVYSAENKYVPALDAFFKLISPGMDNTGIYTEIEIVYGISKEYDKAIKGYKEVIARGVDDGRIHIALAKVYVHKEEYGNAIVEYKKAMERGGDDINVHLDIARAYYKNAQHNLAIEECAKVQETAPSLEALRIMIQVYKKLKNFDLCIQTGNEYIKMENEKDKEYNKKLLAIFSVNKINRGREKELTVKIIRTPYFEKKPEDKLDYCLLPPIGIARIASYLMSNGIKVDKDDLYIKVNHDNMFGNERDRIDREVFFDEKRVLEYVQGKDDIDIESIFKKTEERTKLEGYNVILISLPAIVGNTSGYMFVLSFARYLKGKYNPVIIIGGLDDTVVDMIRYDNKNIDFIIKGKGEKPLFMLLSALKYGIDVRKIPDISIENDGKLIATDLHSKLDVVPDFSGLPLELYEYKSRCKPDDKYDDEAKEVVNGFNNSKVMVSPFVMTEGCSYECAFCGDSFRDIIFSLTPKRVVEHIRTLNERYGTKYIFFLNNTINLSKKYMNEFCDEIINSGLDILWSDCARADNLDRDTLLKMRKAGCIRLIYGMETASPRLLRYIDKQINLKRLEDILSWTDEAGIWTGIEIICGFPGETKEDIKMTVEFLNKNKKHVNTIFNNIFYLIGGSKMFLYAGKYGIRNIIKTDTYKYERDRLRGVSRNAFDEADGLKWEDKLKQMSDAYDYMQKITNSNSNYLTDYDAEHMLFYMYSKYKDKKEIVRIFDKLSGYKT
- a CDS encoding glutamine--tRNA ligase/YqeY domain fusion protein, coding for MTELNEPKDKGKDFIRTIIDEDIKNNKNSGRVETRFPPEPNGYLHIGHAKAICLNFGLAKEYNGVCHLRFDDTNPVKEDVEYVDSIQEDVKWLGFDWGKHLYYASDYFDRFYEYAVELIKKEKAYICNLSPEETRLYRGTPTEPGKNSPYRDRPVKESLELFEKMKNGEFKEGECILKAKIDMAHPNINMRDPALYRIKHAEHHRTGNKWCIYPMYDYAHPISDAIEDITHSICTLEFEDHRPLYDWVLDNITISCHPQQIEFARLNLTYTVMSKRKLLELVKDGIVTGWDDPRMLTISGLRRRGYTPEAIRNFCDRIGVAKTNSTIDIALLEYFIREDLNRTAQRIMAVLDPLKVVINNYPEGQVEYFDADNNPENPEQGVRKIPFSKVIYIEKEDFRENPPPKYFRLTPAQEVRLKHAYIIKCEKVIKDSETGELLELHCTYDPKTKSGMPDAQRKVKGTLHWVSALHAMDAQVRLYDRLFLKENPDDAGENEDFKASLNPDSVKRLNSCKIENIFKTYKTGDTYQFLRNGYFCIDKDSTGEKIIFNRTVTLKDTWAKIEKSGKK
- a CDS encoding HAD-IA family hydrolase → MDVRIKLIIFDLDGTLVNTKKDIARAINYSLVNVGLKEKDIETITSYIGEGLRNTMFKALDLKHEELLDKAVGLFKSYYIEHPVDDAYVYPGVKEFLEKATMTKAVISNKDRDLCVKTLELLNINGYFDVVVGGEDPNCRKPDPCPLLKVMKNLGVDSSSSMIVGDMESDIIAGKAAKIKTCAVTYGFGKIEDIRKAAPDYLIDSFSELNKFIN
- a CDS encoding hemerythrin domain-containing protein, coding for MNKKELQNILAVFNTLVEFKTTVLHFYEACASCYMEDRSFWDSLVEEERHKIQDIKRMAAIINERPDKFEVGEQFKSDLTQIFSLYAKNNIRKVKNCSLSKRDALITGLNIELSSTSTKYNEIVRTSDFEYLGIAKDVTSNILVHRSKLNKKINALDKLSNAENGPSDLNVSEQDKEASTIKYIDPVINIILAHNQFKEYLGLFRSVIAEENPKQHVWENIEKVVRFNMNEIESHFLFEESFVFKKVSESPVYLEAAPVVDELLKEHNKLRSIIKNVEALLLKSDIPLSKEKGSKLRMILNDFIDIVLSHLSKEEEKILPLLNTLKQ
- the rpiB gene encoding ribose 5-phosphate isomerase B, which translates into the protein MQKRKFYIGSDHAGYNLKEYVKSNLNKKGYVVEDLGTYDKTSVDYPDFAKKVAIKVSRDKDTSGVLICGTGIGISIAANKVPGIRAALCNDPACAALARKHNDANILVLAGRRYNKRKVDSILKSWLKADFEGGRHLRRVNKIKNIEREFSKKTNNGCQN
- a CDS encoding DUF3800 domain-containing protein translates to MIYLYLDESGDLGFDFINKKPSRFFVVTILAVQGEDARRRITIGVKRTLRRKLNPASKRQRMVEELKGTDTTFEVKQYFLRQIKDAKFSIYSIVLNKKRVYEYLLKDKSRVYNWVARLLLDNVNISGAQTRVMLVLDKCKGKREIEDFNTYIRSQLQARINPKIPLDIRHLDSLQECCLQACDMFAWGIFRKYERRDNKWWNVFKEKVVYDGTYLPENKNERAL
- a CDS encoding GIY-YIG nuclease family protein → MWHVYILECKNLSLYTGITDNLKRRIKQHKEGKGSKYTRSFGVKKLLYEEKHPTKSSALKREAEIKSFEREEKLALINRKECNC